Proteins from a single region of Ananas comosus cultivar F153 linkage group 3, ASM154086v1, whole genome shotgun sequence:
- the LOC109707516 gene encoding E3 ubiquitin-protein ligase BRE1-like 1, with protein MGSTGEPDRKRRHFSSISPTAGAAAKKQPLPPFSEDKKLDVAVLKYKNQKLVEQVEAQKVEYLVLEDKLNQLKEKQKTYTGTLTVVNESWDRLVSDLESISVCTSGSSNHGRDLRHNNIHDDGVSSAAKEDFLNRLLETGATESSGCISPSHTENDIRTLQSSSKNIFRNVMSLSNGVWHSNRELASALLVALPEDDPSKQLQNNTKDLLAELNNILVSVDDLHLKHRQLAEKFQDHRDVNARNKAEHKRLREELASTVAELEESNRKLAILRAEKDPSQGTPLLFPTLGNKHAAGDKTRDKQKELQDLEATLKELMDLHSKRLVEIKNLHEERIAILKKLACFQNTLMDIKSISSSKAFQLLNDQLQKSKVEMDQYQTSLEKLQVEKDNFIWHEREVNMKVDLADISQRVAAYSESKLAELEKGIQNLADEKILMETKLEEASREQGRKQVISEFKALVASLPKDMGIMQSKITKYKEAASDLHSLRAEVQSLSTMLSRKEIELASLSGRSANSISEVKRLQDAVRDIRQTNKELKLFLEMYRRESTDSRDVMESRDREYKAWAVVQCLKSSLDEHKLELRVKEANEAEAVSQQRLAAAEAEIAELRQKLEAAGRDICRFSETLESKHEEGNAYLSEIESIGQAYEDMQTQNQHLLQQITERDDYNIKLVMETLTARQALDALRFEVQTLDKKLQHANSLVDLYNVKTLRLDDQLKVWSDQAGKLAEEGWQNSVSLANAQRRVVDVQSESQQLRQSTDAMQAKAERSRLDVAELLVELEKERFNKKRIEEGLDIMTRKATSLRAETERSTILQKLRQEIKEYRGILKCGICHDHQKEVVIAKCYHLFCHHCVQKTLESRHRKCPTCGSSFGPNDVKPIYI; from the exons ATGGGGAGCACTGGAGAGCCGGATAGGAAGCGGCGCCACTTCAGCTCCATCTCCCCCACGGCTGGTGCGGCCGCGAAGAAGCAGCCACTCCCTCCTTTTTCGGAGGATAAGAAG CTTGATGTTGCTGTGCTTAAATACAAAAATCAAAAGCTTGTTGAACAAGTAGAAGCCCAGAAAGTCGAGTACCTTGTTCTTGAGGATAAATTGAATCAGCTAAAAGAGAAACAGAAGACGTACACCGGCACGTTAACCGTGGTTAATGAGTCTTGGGAccgg CTTGTCAGTGATTTGGAGTCAATTTCTGTTTGCACAAGCGGCTCTTCAAATCATGGACGTGATTTAAGGCATAATAATATACACGACG atggagtgtCCTCGGCAGCAAAGGAGGATTTTTTAAACAGACTCCTAGAAACAGGTGCTACTGAAAGTTCAGGATGTATATCGCCTAGTCACACAGAAAATGACATAAGAACATTGCAGTCATCATCAAAGAACATCTTCAGGAATGTTATGTCATTGTCCAATGGTGTGTGGCATTCAAATAGGGAGCTGGCTTCCGCTCTTCTGGTAGCTCTACCAGAAGATG ACCCCAGCAAACAACTGCAGAATAATACGAAAGACCTCCTGGCAGAACTTAATAATATTCTAGTATCTGTAGATGATCTTCATTTAAAGCACAGGCAATTGGCAGAGAAGTTTCAGGACCATAGAGATGTGAATGCTCGCAATAAGGCTGAACACAAGCGATTACGAG AGGAGTTGGCAAGTACTGTTGCTGAGTTGGAAGAAAGCAATCGTAAACTGGCTATCCTTAGGGCAGAAAAAGATCCAAGCCAAGGCACTCCTTTGCTTTTTCCTACCTTAGGAAATAAGCATGCTGCTGGAGATAAGACCAGAGATAAGCAAAAAGAACTGCAAGATCTGGAGGCTACTTTGAAGGAATTGATG GATTTACATTCAAAACGATtagttgaaattaaaaatttgcacGAAGAGAGAATTGCAATTCTGAAAAAGTTAGCATGTTTTCAG AATACTTTGATGGATATCAAGAGTATATCTTCATCCAAAGCTTTCCAGCTACTGAATGATCAATTGCAAAAGTCAAAAGTTGAAATGGACCAATATCAGACATCATTGGAGAAATTACAG gTTGAAAAGGACAACTTCATTTGGCATGAAAGAGAAGTGAATATGAAAGTTGATCTAGCTGATATTTCTCAAAGAGTCGCAGCATATTCTGAGTCCAAACTTGCGGAGTTAGAGAAAGGAATACAAAATCTAGCTGATGAAAAGATTTTGATGGAGACCAAGCTTGAGGAGGCTTCTAGAGAACAAG GTAGGAAGCAAGTCATCTCGGAGTTCAAAGCACTTGTAGCATCACTACCTAAGGACATGGGTATTATGCAaagtaaaattactaaatataAGGAAGCTGCCTCAGATCTGCATTCTTTGCGAGCAGAAGTACAATCTCTTTCTACTATGTTGAGCCGGAAG GAAATTGAATTGGCATCTTTATCTGGGAGATCTGCTAACAGCATCTCTGAAGTGAAGAGATTGCAAGATgct GTCCGAGATATCAGACAGACTAACAAGGAGCTGAAGCTATTTCTGGAGATGTATAGACGTGAATCAACAGATTCCAG GGATGTAATGGAATCTCGAGATAGAGAATACAAGGCATGGGCTGTTGTTCAGTGTCTTAAATCCTCTCTAGATGAACACAAATTGGAGTTGCGTGTCAAAGAAGCCAATGAAGCTGAAGCAGTATCCCAGCAAAGATtagctgctgctgaagctgagATTGCTGAATTGAGACAGAAATTGGAGGCTGCTGGAAG GGATATATGTAGATTTTCGGAGACTTTGGAATCTAAACATGAAGAAGGCAATGCCTACCTATCTGAAATTGAG agcATTGGACAAGCATATGAAGATATGCAAACTCAGAATCAACACTTGTTGCAACAAATTACAGAGAGAGATGATTACAACATAAAG CTTGTTATGGAGACTCTTACAGCTAGGCAAGCGCTGGATGCGCTGCGCTTTGAAGTGCAAACCTTGGATAAAAAGTTGCAGCATGCAAACTCATTGGTGGATTTGTATAATGTAAAAACTTTGCGATTAGATGATCAG TTGAAAGTTTGGTCCGACCAAGCTGGGAAGCTTGCTGAGGAAGGGTGGCAGAACTCTGTTTCTTTGGCCAATGCTCAAAGGAGGGTAGTGGATGTACAAAGCGAGTCTCAGCAATTAAGGCAGTCAACAGATGCTATGCAAGCCAAGGCTGAGAGGAGCCGATTAGATGTTGCCGAGTTGCTTGTAGAACTGGAGAAGGAGAG GTTTAATAAGAAGAGAATTGAGGAGGGATTAGATATAATGACAAGGAAAGCTACCAGTCTTAGAGCTGAAACTGAGCGCTCGACAATCCTGCAAAAGCTTCGACAGGAAATTAAAGAATATAGGGGGATACTGAAATGTGGTATCTGTCATGATCATCAGAAAGAG GTTGTTATTGCCAAGTGCTACCATTTGTTCTGCCACCATTGTGTTCAAAAGACACTTGAGAGCAGGCATAGGAAATGCCCTACCTGTGGATCAAGCTTTGGGCCTAATGATGTCAAACCTATCTACATATGA
- the LOC109707467 gene encoding uncharacterized protein LOC109707467, translating into MYTTTIHKQLHASGNKHYPRINFERVVAQNHFGFLVLQVPVDSTTLMSIKGPVNYRRVQWQIWRWQVFCGSVNFDFSNGAADSLSESCCCCVYSKQANFLSYILPRMLICIKLQFKNSCTIQVLTICRLCRLCCAALCQCQCLTDLYNAHIAIIADAALCGLMHLDTAFKTLCGALECCDLPFAAADRCAITLPVASAIFITLPRCTITGKKTCTRER; encoded by the exons ATGTACACAACAACAATTCATAAACAATTGCACGCTTCAGGTAATAAACATTACCCTCGAATCAATTTTGAGAGGGTGGTGGCTCAAAATCATTTTGGTTTTCTTGTATTACAAGTTCCTGTTGACAGTACAACTTTGATGTCTATCAAAGGTCCTGTTAATTATAGGCGTGTGCAATGGCAGATATGGCGATGGCAGGTATTTTGTGGGA GTGTTAATTTTGATTTCAGCAACGGAGCTGCTGATTCCCTTTCAgagagctgctgctgctgcgtaTATTCTAAACAAGCTAATTTCCTTTCTTATATTCTTCCTAGGATGTTGATATGTATAAAATTGCAATTCAAGAACAGTTGCACCATCCAG GTGCTGACGATCTGCCGTCTGTGCCGGCTGTGCTGTGCTGCACTGTGCCAGTGTCAGTGCCTAACTGATTTGTACAATGCCCATATTGCGATTATCGCTGATGCTGCTCTATGCGGCTTGATGCATCTTGATACCGCATTTAAAACGTTGTGCGGTGCCTTAGAGTGTTGTGATTTACCCTTTGCTGCTGCCGATCGCTGCGCCATCACACTGCCCGTTGCCTCCGCCATATTTATCACCTTGCCCCGCTGTACCATAACGGGAAAAAAAACTTGTACCAGGGAAAGGTGA
- the LOC109707466 gene encoding autophagy-related protein 3 codes for MVLSQKIHEAFKGTVERITGPRTVSAFKEKGVLSVSEFVLAGDNLVSKCPTWSWEAGDPSKRKSYLPADKQYLITRNVPCLRRAISVEEEYEAGGGEYLLDGADDDDNEGWLATHGKPKEAKGDEEENLPSIDTLEISKGKVVQSIPSYFGGEEEEEIPDMADFENSENLVETDPATLQPSYFVAHEPEDDNILRTRTYDVSITYDKYYQTPRVWLTGYDESRMPLQPELVLEDVSQDHARKTVTIEDHPHLPGKHASVHPCRHGAVMKKIIDVLMSRGVEPEVDKYLFLFLKFMASVIPTIEYDYTMDFDLGSTST; via the exons ATGGTGTTGTCGCAGAAGATTCACGAAGCCTTCAAAGGGACGGTGGAGCGCATCACGGGCCCCCGCACGGTCTCCGCCTTCAAGGAGAAGGGCGTCCTCAGCGTCTCCGAGTTCGTCCTCGCGGGCGATAACCTCGTCTCCAAATGCCCTACCTGGTCTTG GGAGGCGGGCGATCCCAGCAAGAGGAAGTCGTATCTCCCCGCCGATAAGCAGTATCTGATAACGAGGAACG TGCCTTGTCTGAGGCGGGCGATCTCGGTGGAGGAAGAATACGAGGCCGGAGGAGGCGAATATCTGCTCGACGgtgctgatgatgatgataatgaagGATGGCTCGCGACACATGGGAAGCCGAAAG AAGCTAAAGGCGATGAGGAGGAGAATTTGCCCTCCATTGATACACTGGAGATAAGCAAAGGGAAGGTTGTTCAGTCCATTCCTTCGTACTTTGGCggcgaggaggaagaagaaatacCTGACATGGCCGACTTTGAAAATTCCGAAAATCTTGTTGAGACTGATCCT GCCACCCTCCAACCCTCATATTTTGTTGCACATGAACCCGAGGATGATAACATCCTCCGAACACGGACATATGATGTTAGTATTAC GTATGACAAATATTACCAAACTCCTCGTGTGTGGCTTACTGGATATGATGAG TCGAGAATGCCTCTACAACCAGAGCTTGTACTCGAAGATGTCAGCCAAGACCATGCCCGCAAAACT GTGACAATTGAAGATCATCCTCACTTGCCAGGAAAGCATGCATCGGTTCATCCGTGTCGACATGGGGCCGTGATGAAAAAGATAATAGATGTTTTGATGTCACGAGGAGTGGAACCAGAAGTTGACAA GTATCTTTTCTTGTTCTTAAAATTCATGGCTTCAGTTATACCAACTATTGAGTACGACTACACCATGGACTTTGATCTTGGTAGTACAAGTACCTGA